The following proteins are encoded in a genomic region of Cricetulus griseus strain 17A/GY chromosome 7, alternate assembly CriGri-PICRH-1.0, whole genome shotgun sequence:
- the LOC100767429 gene encoding rRNA/tRNA 2'-O-methyltransferase fibrillarin-like protein 1 isoform X2: MKPAGGRGGWGWGGGKGGGKGGDSGSGGKGGFGARTRGFSGGGRGRGRGGGGGGDSRDRGGSGQRRGGQARNKSRRRKGITVSVEPHRHEGVFIYRGAEDALVTLNMVPGVSVYGEKRVTVVENGEKQEYRTWNPFRSKLAAAILGGVDQIHIKPKSKVLYLGAASGTTVSHVSDIIGPDGLVYAVEFSHRAGRDLVNVAKKRTNIIPVLEDARHPLKYRMLIGMVDVIFADVAQPDQSRILALNAHTFLRNGGHFLISIKANCIDSTASAEAVFASEVRKLQQENLKPQEQLTLEPYERDHAVVVGVYRPPPKSSSK, encoded by the coding sequence ATGAAACCGGCGGGCGGCCGCGGTGGCTGGGGCTGGGGTGGCGGTAAGGGAGGCGGCAAGGGAGGTGACTCGGGCTCTGGGGGCAAAGGAGGCTTCGGGGCACGCACGCGCGGCTTCAGCGGTGGCGGCCGGGGCCGGGGGCGCGGCGGCGGTGGCGGCGGCGACAGCAGGGACCGCGGTGGCAGCGGGCAGAGGCGCGGCGGCCAGGCCAGGAACAAGAGCCGCCGCAGGAAGGGCATCACCGTGTCAGTGGAACCGCATCGGCACGAGGGCGTGTTCATCTACCGCGGCGCGGAGGACGCGCTGGTCACTCTGAACATGGTGCCAGGAGTCTCGGTGTATGGAGAGAAGCGCGTCACGGTGGTGGAGAACGGCGAGAAGCAGGAGTACCGCACGTGGAATCCCTTCCGCTCCAAACTGGCCGCCGCCATCCTGGGCGGCGTGGACCAGATTCACATCAAGCCcaagtccaaagtcttgtacctggGCGCCGCCTCGGGAACCACTGTCTCTCACGTCTCTGACATCATCGGTCCCGATGGCCTGGTCTATGCGGTTGAATTTTCCCACCGCGCCGGCCGCGATCTGGTCAACGTTGCCAAGAAACGCACCAACATCATCCCGGTACTGGAAGATGCACGGCACCCGCTCAAGTACCGCATGCTTATCGGAATGGTGGACGTGATCTTCGCTGACGTGGCCCAGCCGGACCAGTCCCGCATCTTGGCGCTGAATGCCCACACTTTTCTGCGCAACGGAGGCCACTTTCTCATTTCCATCAAGGCCAACTGCATCGACTCCACAGCGTCTGCGGAGGCTGTGTTTGCTTCAGAGGTGAGGAAGCTGCAACAGGAGAACTTGAAGCCACAGGAGCAGCTAACTCTGGAGCCCTACGAGAGGGACCACGCTGTGGTCGTCGGGGTTTACCGGCCCCCTCCCAAAAGCAGCAGCAAGTAG